A window from Alkalicoccobacillus plakortidis encodes these proteins:
- a CDS encoding type IV pilus modification PilV family protein — MHRNEHGLTLIELLASMVILSIFAIGFATMLMNGIKANEINRIEMEATLVAQSEIESMRLNQDAAFCTASEKPVESFLTKRTVKQENGMCLISVEVTNDKIPGSAIKLDTEISIPKAVTTP, encoded by the coding sequence ATGCATCGAAATGAACACGGATTAACATTAATAGAGTTGCTTGCTTCGATGGTGATCCTATCGATCTTTGCCATCGGATTTGCAACCATGCTGATGAACGGAATTAAGGCAAATGAAATAAATAGAATTGAGATGGAAGCAACCCTTGTGGCACAGTCTGAGATTGAGAGTATGAGATTAAATCAGGATGCTGCTTTTTGTACTGCTTCTGAGAAACCAGTCGAGAGCTTTCTCACAAAACGAACAGTTAAGCAGGAAAATGGCATGTGTCTTATTTCTGTTGAAGTGACAAATGACAAAATTCCTGGTTCCGCTATAAAACTAGATACAGAAATTAGCATACCAAAGGCGGTCACCACACCATGA
- a CDS encoding pilus assembly PilX N-terminal domain-containing protein: protein MRNILHNQKGAALPVVLGIIVVGTLVALGLLGFLFNEVSKSQTVTEGIQAKYAAEAGVERMLNELNGPKPEELINIKDLSCSPAKVSTNKINEHNIRLSCDMTDNQLILKSEATGEHTHTTTVTLKVTQKSPLRLEVESWK, encoded by the coding sequence ATGAGAAACATCCTACATAATCAAAAAGGCGCCGCGCTTCCCGTTGTGTTAGGAATCATTGTAGTTGGAACGCTTGTCGCTCTAGGTCTATTAGGTTTTCTTTTTAACGAGGTGAGCAAAAGCCAAACGGTTACGGAAGGTATCCAAGCCAAATATGCCGCAGAAGCAGGCGTAGAGCGTATGCTGAATGAATTAAATGGGCCAAAGCCAGAAGAACTTATTAACATCAAAGATCTAAGTTGCAGCCCAGCAAAGGTTTCAACCAATAAAATAAACGAACATAACATTCGACTTAGCTGTGACATGACAGATAATCAGCTTATTTTAAAAAGCGAAGCAACTGGTGAACACACACACACCACTACGGTTACATTAAAAGTGACACAGAAATCACCACTCAGACTGGAGGTGGAATCATGGAAATAA
- a CDS encoding prepilin-type N-terminal cleavage/methylation domain-containing protein: MEIRKALSNEKGLTLIEVLSSIAILVIVLGIGMAALAQSSTLTNEIRGESQERQDMQVGLLELTKAVQEAKDIKKGTDEYNFEITNTDNSISNYWLVDGQLNSDVKSGQTPVEGVRKVTIVDKKGITLEIDDLEEPVVLAQRGGGVIETGLGAPDEEENWEDRKPDVVCMKNEKIDFSGYKQFEEIAKRQHWGKDSIRCDNTSGTLTIWNEVPVNLTNGDITIYANNIVLNYQASFSLSNGSVYLPKTEILSIENHGTFVVENGGLYVNEQINLHNSSTLYVGGKTVVNKDFNSTNVGNKFTSKGDFIVLGNASIYQAQMIDIEKTFYIRGNLTVNYSASNKINIGDKLIVGGNVDLHQRFTFNGKNGIWVNGNFTAKNELDISTESIISIRGNVTFLYRGKMSSNSSIHIGGKLDLAREATVTSGGNLYIEKGIKLSPKSMLIVKGESYINERITFPEIKSESEKYAFNTYGNITYTGPVEGTINFPSNSSMFNAASEELIPKVNTMVYFPDFPPVPN, translated from the coding sequence ATGGAAATAAGAAAAGCCTTATCTAACGAAAAAGGTCTCACCCTTATTGAAGTCTTATCAAGCATTGCAATCCTCGTCATCGTGCTCGGCATCGGCATGGCTGCACTCGCCCAAAGCAGCACACTAACAAATGAAATCAGAGGCGAATCCCAGGAACGACAAGACATGCAAGTAGGATTGCTAGAGTTGACGAAGGCTGTGCAGGAAGCGAAGGATATTAAAAAGGGTACGGATGAATACAATTTTGAAATAACAAATACCGATAATTCCATCAGTAACTATTGGCTTGTTGATGGTCAATTAAATTCAGACGTCAAAAGTGGACAAACTCCAGTTGAAGGCGTTCGGAAAGTGACGATTGTAGATAAGAAAGGAATTACTTTAGAAATTGATGATTTGGAAGAGCCCGTGGTGCTTGCGCAGCGGGGTGGTGGTGTGATTGAGACTGGATTGGGTGCACCGGATGAGGAGGAAAACTGGGAAGATCGTAAGCCTGATGTGGTTTGCATGAAAAATGAAAAAATAGACTTCAGTGGTTACAAACAATTTGAAGAAATCGCGAAGAGACAACATTGGGGAAAAGATAGTATTAGATGTGATAATACAAGTGGAACTCTTACTATATGGAACGAAGTCCCTGTAAACCTTACTAATGGAGACATTACAATATATGCAAATAACATTGTTCTTAACTATCAAGCAAGCTTCTCATTAAGTAATGGCAGTGTTTATTTACCAAAGACAGAAATTTTAAGTATTGAAAATCACGGGACATTTGTCGTAGAAAATGGCGGCTTATATGTTAATGAACAAATAAATCTGCATAATAGTAGTACTCTATACGTTGGAGGAAAAACTGTTGTAAATAAGGATTTTAATAGCACTAATGTAGGAAATAAATTCACTTCAAAGGGGGATTTTATAGTTCTAGGAAATGCTTCGATATATCAAGCTCAAATGATAGATATTGAGAAAACGTTCTACATAAGAGGAAATCTAACTGTAAATTACAGCGCTTCGAATAAAATCAATATTGGTGACAAATTAATAGTTGGAGGAAATGTTGATCTTCATCAAAGGTTCACCTTTAACGGAAAAAATGGAATATGGGTGAACGGTAATTTTACCGCGAAAAATGAATTAGATATTTCAACTGAATCAATTATTTCAATTCGAGGCAACGTAACCTTCTTATATAGAGGAAAAATGTCTAGCAACTCTTCTATTCATATTGGTGGGAAACTTGATTTGGCAAGAGAAGCTACTGTAACTAGCGGGGGAAATTTGTATATTGAAAAAGGTATTAAACTTTCTCCTAAATCAATGTTGATTGTTAAAGGTGAATCATATATAAATGAGCGAATTACTTTTCCAGAAATTAAAAGCGAAAGTGAGAAGTATGCATTTAACACCTATGGCAACATAACATATACAGGACCTGTTGAAGGTACTATTAATTTCCCATCTAATTCTTCAATGTTTAATGCCGCTTCGGAAGAATTAATACCTAAGGTTAATACGATGGTTTACTTTCCTGATTTTCCGCCAGTACCAAATTAA